A genomic stretch from Tribolium castaneum strain GA2 chromosome 6, icTriCast1.1, whole genome shotgun sequence includes:
- the LOC107398500 gene encoding complement factor D: MFLRVLLLSFLIVFEAESIKSPDELAALFQEPQNKKIIKNNNGERVPPGYYSYAVIFKLMKEPKSHLFNNSDFFESLAICSGTVLNRRWVVTKASPIAYYKTKLYRVMVQPDGSQASNTYKVESVLLHPNHFPGDITTDVALVRVARDFQFALDLRNANLGFPVMPLNQTACKMPVWSFFFVDNSNSSKIMEKGEISLTVVTTGCHTDFLCLKPNNSKAPCSFNIGMPIICNTVLTAVYFGNETTGGCNGQLPEMVTALRADTPFLEYWFNETGYFDDMSDNITGSAELRRCSGANSPLSGAIIFTFVSIFFSLSP, translated from the exons ATGTTTCTCAGGGTACTTTTACTGAGTTTTCTCATAGTGTTTGAAGCTGAGTCAA ttaaatcACCCGACGAACTCGCCGCACTATTCCAAGAAccccaaaacaaaaaaattattaagaataACAACGGCGAGCGTGTGCCCCCTGGATATTACTCGTACGCCGTCATCTTCAAGCTTATGAAAGAACCAAAATCCCACCTATTTAACAATTCTGATTTTTTCGAATCTTTGGCGATTTGTTCGGGGACTGTTTTGAATCGCCGATGGGTCGTAACCAAGGCCTCGCCCATTGCCTATTACAAGACCAAGTTATACCGCGTTATGGTCCAACCCGATGGCTCTCAAGCCTCAAACACCTACAAAGTCGAGTCGGTTTTGCTGCACCCTAACCACTTCCCTGGGGACATCACGACCGACGTGGCCCTAGTCCGGGTCGCCCGAGACTTCCAATTCGCCCTTGATTTGCGAAACGCCAATCTGGGGTTCCCCGTTATGCCATTAAACCAGACCGCCTGCAAAATGCCAGTGTGGTCCTTCTTTTTCGTCGACAATTCCAACAGTTCGAAGATTATGGAAAAGGGAGAAATTTCACTCACAGTGGTTACAACAGGGTGCCATACCGATTTCCTGTGCTTGAAACCGAACAATTCGAAAGCTCCCTGTAGTTTCAATATAGGCATGCCCATCATTTGTAATACAGTACTGACGGCTGTTTATTTCGGAAATGAAACGACAGGCGGCTGCAATGGACAATTACCAGAGATGGTCACAGCCCTACGAGCCGATACCCCATTTCTGGAATATTGGTTCAACGAAACGGGGTATTTTGATGATATGAGCGATAACATAACGGGCTCAGCGGAGTTGCGGCGCTGTAGTGGCGCCAACAGCCCCCTTTCTGGGGCTATTATCTTTACTTTCGTGTCCATATTTTTCTCACTCTCTCCGTAG
- the step gene encoding cytohesin-1 isoform X2 — protein MMGTIAHTQEPFSISDLSPEQQKILIDIRRRKTELLLQIQLAPLMCSCVRVCASYVVYGLFPCCCSCSSGHLKDELVEVVSEMESLDSGEDGKNSNKTKMMSIGRKKFNMDPKKGIEYLIEKGLLQNTAESVAQFLHKGEGLNKTAIGDYLGEKNDFNEKVLQAFVDLHDFTDLILVQALRQFLWSFRLPGEAQKIDRMMECFAKRYCDCQGENNIFENSDTCYVLSFAIIMLNTSLHNPSVKDKPTIEQFINMNRGINQGQDLPRELLVGLYESIKAEPFKIPEDDGNDLMHTFFNPDKEGWLWKQGGRYKSWKRRWFILNDNCLYYFEYTTDKEPRGIIPLENISVRECTDRQKQHCFELYASGGADFIKACKTDSEGKVVEGKHTVYRMSASSEEEKNEWMQRLKQSISHNPFYDMLANRKRKAQHHN, from the exons ttggcTCCACTGATGTGTTCGTGTGTGCGTGTGTGTGCCTCGTACGTTGTTTACGGTTTGTTCCCTTGTTGTTGCTCGTGTTCGTCAGGG CACCTCAAAGATGAATTGGTGGAGGTCGTCTCCGAGATGGAGTCGCTCGATTCGGGCGAAGACGGTAAAAACAGCAACAAGACCAAAATGATGTCGATTGGAAGGAAGAAATTTAATATGGATCCGAAAAAAGGGATCGAGTACCTGATTGAGAAAGGATTATTGCAGAATACGGCCGAAAGTGTGGCGCAGTTTTTGCACAAAGGCGAGGGACTGAATAAGACAGCGATCGGTGATTATTTGGGAGAGAAAAACGATTTTAACGAAAAGGTGCTGCAAGCTTTCGTCGATCTGCACGATTTTACCGATCTCATACTAGTCCAGGCGTTGAG GCAATTCCTTTGGAGCTTCCGTTTGCCCGGGGAAGCCCAGAAAATCGACCGAATGATGGAATGTTTCGCGAAGCGCTACTGCGACTGCCAGGGCGAgaacaacatttttgaaaattcggaCACTTGTTACGTGTTATCGTTCGCGATAATAATGCTTAACACGAGTTTGCATAATCCGAGTGTGAAAGATAAGCCCACGATCGAGCAGTTTATTAACATGAACCGGGGGATTAACCAGGGTCAAGACCTGCCTCGAGAGTTACTTGTG ggTTTGTATGAGAGTATTAAGGCCGAACCGTTTAAAATCCCTGAGGATGATGGGAATGATTTGATGCACACGTTCTTCAATCCGGATAAGGAGGGGTGGCTGTGGAAGCAAGGGGGGCGGTACAAGAGTTGGAAGAGGCGGTGGTTTATTTTGAACGATAATTGTTTGTATTACTTCGAGTATACGACTGACAAGGAACCGCGCGGCATTATTCCGTTGGAGAATATTTCAGTGAGGGAGTGTACAGATAGGCAGAAGCAGCACTGTTTCGAGTTGTATGCGAGTGGGGGCGCTGATTTCATCAAGGCTTGTAAGACGGACTCGGAGGGGAAAGTTGTTGAAGGGAAACACACTGTATACAGGATGTCGGCGAGCAGTGAAGAAGAGAAGAACGAATGGATGCAAAGGTTGAAGCAGAGTATTAGTCATAATCCGTTCTATGATATGTTGGCAAACAGGAAACGGAAAGCTCAACAtcataactaa
- the step gene encoding cytohesin-1 isoform X4, whose product MMGTIAHTQEPFSISDLSPEQQKILIDIRRRKTELLLQIQHLKDELVEVVSEMESLDSGEDGKNSNKTKMMSIGRKKFNMDPKKGIEYLIEKGLLQNTAESVAQFLHKGEGLNKTAIGDYLGEKNDFNEKVLQAFVDLHDFTDLILVQALRQFLWSFRLPGEAQKIDRMMECFAKRYCDCQGENNIFENSDTCYVLSFAIIMLNTSLHNPSVKDKPTIEQFINMNRGINQGQDLPRELLVGLYESIKAEPFKIPEDDGNDLMHTFFNPDKEGWLWKQGGRYKSWKRRWFILNDNCLYYFEYTTDKEPRGIIPLENISVRECTDRQKQHCFELYASGGADFIKACKTDSEGKVVEGKHTVYRMSASSEEEKNEWMQRLKQSISHNPFYDMLANRKRKAQHHN is encoded by the exons CACCTCAAAGATGAATTGGTGGAGGTCGTCTCCGAGATGGAGTCGCTCGATTCGGGCGAAGACGGTAAAAACAGCAACAAGACCAAAATGATGTCGATTGGAAGGAAGAAATTTAATATGGATCCGAAAAAAGGGATCGAGTACCTGATTGAGAAAGGATTATTGCAGAATACGGCCGAAAGTGTGGCGCAGTTTTTGCACAAAGGCGAGGGACTGAATAAGACAGCGATCGGTGATTATTTGGGAGAGAAAAACGATTTTAACGAAAAGGTGCTGCAAGCTTTCGTCGATCTGCACGATTTTACCGATCTCATACTAGTCCAGGCGTTGAG GCAATTCCTTTGGAGCTTCCGTTTGCCCGGGGAAGCCCAGAAAATCGACCGAATGATGGAATGTTTCGCGAAGCGCTACTGCGACTGCCAGGGCGAgaacaacatttttgaaaattcggaCACTTGTTACGTGTTATCGTTCGCGATAATAATGCTTAACACGAGTTTGCATAATCCGAGTGTGAAAGATAAGCCCACGATCGAGCAGTTTATTAACATGAACCGGGGGATTAACCAGGGTCAAGACCTGCCTCGAGAGTTACTTGTG ggTTTGTATGAGAGTATTAAGGCCGAACCGTTTAAAATCCCTGAGGATGATGGGAATGATTTGATGCACACGTTCTTCAATCCGGATAAGGAGGGGTGGCTGTGGAAGCAAGGGGGGCGGTACAAGAGTTGGAAGAGGCGGTGGTTTATTTTGAACGATAATTGTTTGTATTACTTCGAGTATACGACTGACAAGGAACCGCGCGGCATTATTCCGTTGGAGAATATTTCAGTGAGGGAGTGTACAGATAGGCAGAAGCAGCACTGTTTCGAGTTGTATGCGAGTGGGGGCGCTGATTTCATCAAGGCTTGTAAGACGGACTCGGAGGGGAAAGTTGTTGAAGGGAAACACACTGTATACAGGATGTCGGCGAGCAGTGAAGAAGAGAAGAACGAATGGATGCAAAGGTTGAAGCAGAGTATTAGTCATAATCCGTTCTATGATATGTTGGCAAACAGGAAACGGAAAGCTCAACAtcataactaa